A window of the Mucilaginibacter sp. cycad4 genome harbors these coding sequences:
- a CDS encoding IS3 family transposase, which translates to MKDMYTRISLVRLCRLLGITRQAYYQHFWQQEASGIEDTLILQEVVSIRQDHRAMGGRKLYEKLHPFLLDHGIKMGRDALFDLLSANGLLVKKRRRRHVTTWSGHRFNRWPNIIRSLEVVRTNQLWVSDITYWKVKEEHLYISLITDAYSHKVVGYHLADTLETIETIQALKMALKDLPEQLPEALIHHSDRGVQYCTESYVKLLQDRYIKISMTENGDPLENAVAERMNGILKEEYLKHHRPENKQQAKQLLDRAIELYNKHRPHFSIGLLTPQHVHDKSLLPQKLWKNYYRKNTNIVNVSQDITTLVNT; encoded by the coding sequence ATGAAAGACATGTATACAAGGATCAGCCTTGTACGATTATGTCGGTTACTTGGTATTACCCGTCAGGCCTATTATCAGCACTTTTGGCAACAAGAAGCATCTGGAATAGAGGATACACTTATATTGCAGGAGGTTGTCAGCATTCGCCAAGACCACCGGGCAATGGGTGGCAGGAAGCTTTATGAAAAGCTGCACCCTTTTTTGCTTGATCATGGCATTAAAATGGGACGGGATGCACTGTTCGACCTGTTGTCAGCTAATGGACTGTTAGTAAAGAAACGCCGCAGGCGGCATGTGACGACCTGGTCGGGTCACCGGTTCAACAGATGGCCGAATATCATACGCAGCCTGGAGGTCGTCAGGACTAACCAACTGTGGGTAAGCGATATCACCTACTGGAAAGTAAAAGAAGAACATTTGTACATCAGTTTGATAACGGACGCTTATTCGCACAAAGTAGTTGGCTATCATTTGGCTGATACCTTAGAAACGATCGAAACGATACAGGCCTTGAAAATGGCTTTAAAAGACCTGCCTGAACAATTGCCGGAGGCACTTATACATCACTCGGACCGGGGAGTGCAATATTGCACAGAAAGCTATGTAAAGCTATTACAGGACAGATACATCAAGATCAGTATGACCGAGAACGGTGACCCATTAGAGAATGCCGTTGCTGAACGAATGAACGGCATTCTTAAAGAAGAATATCTTAAGCATCACCGGCCTGAGAATAAGCAACAAGCAAAACAATTACTGGATAGAGCTATCGAGTTGTATAACAAACACCGGCCACACTTCAGTATCGGTCTGCTAACGCCCCAACATGTGCATGATAAAAGCTTGCTACCTCAAAAATTGTGGAAGAACTATTATCGCAAAAACACTAACATTGTAAACGTATCACAGGACATCACTACACTTGTAAATACATAA
- a CDS encoding LytTR family DNA-binding domain-containing protein, producing the protein MEAMLKFVVVDDEPLALEILDDYLKRIDHVHSVFLFSNAGDALYHLKDHHADVLLLDIEMPEMTGIQFLKTLPDPPLTVFTTAYRNYAFEGYELGVIDFLLKPISFKRFGQAIDKIREFLSLKAQYDHAEDLSADKSTDFIFVKSGVQRIKLYFNEVTHIQGLKDYAIIYTHTEKILLKGSIKAMLDIFPQKRFIRVHKSFIVSVNKITRLESNRIILNGHEIPIGRNFKDDLELVLAGK; encoded by the coding sequence ATGGAAGCGATGCTGAAATTTGTGGTAGTAGATGATGAGCCGCTTGCGCTTGAAATATTAGACGATTACCTGAAAAGAATTGACCATGTGCATTCGGTGTTCCTGTTCAGCAACGCGGGTGATGCTTTATATCATTTAAAAGATCACCATGCTGATGTATTACTGCTGGATATCGAGATGCCGGAAATGACAGGGATCCAATTTCTGAAAACACTGCCCGATCCTCCGCTGACTGTTTTTACTACAGCCTACCGCAACTACGCCTTTGAAGGTTATGAACTGGGTGTAATTGATTTTTTGCTGAAACCGATATCTTTTAAGCGTTTCGGGCAGGCCATTGACAAGATCAGGGAGTTCCTGTCCCTGAAAGCACAATATGACCATGCAGAAGATCTTTCGGCGGATAAAAGCACCGATTTTATTTTTGTTAAAAGCGGTGTACAGCGTATCAAACTTTATTTTAACGAGGTTACGCACATTCAGGGATTAAAAGATTATGCCATCATTTATACCCATACAGAAAAGATCCTGTTAAAAGGTTCTATCAAAGCGATGTTGGATATTTTCCCGCAGAAGCGTTTTATCCGGGTGCATAAATCTTTTATTGTATCCGTTAATAAGATTACCCGTTTGGAAAGTAACCGCATTATTTTGAATGGACATGAAATTCCGATAGGGCGGAATTTTAAGGATGATTTGGAGCTGGTGTTAGCGGGGAAATGA
- a CDS encoding histidine kinase has translation MDALDKPISLPFLKRSTTLRHALMHGAYWVLITGFFIYEKRYLIYKASMPYFVACVAGRIVLLIIIAYLNLQYFLPRYLLRKRYLAYFTAIILSVIGYLATQSLFDFYLYGYVVGPMRNSNLLESLSYNFFSTLWYLGLMLALKLSMDWYGQQLTIQKITVEKLNAEVNFLRAQVNPHFLFNILNNLYALTLKKSELAPDVVLKLSEMMEYMLYDSTGEKVPLEKEISYLNNYMELERLRFSGEAAIDLNINAELNGHEIAPLLLLPLVENAFKHGLGRQTKSGWLKVDVDLKQSRLEVIIENAKPASVVNNCKGGIGLDNLRKRLDLLYPARHTLQLEDRKDAFWVKLVIEL, from the coding sequence ATGGATGCGCTGGATAAACCAATCTCGCTGCCGTTTTTAAAACGCAGTACTACCCTAAGGCATGCCCTGATGCATGGAGCTTACTGGGTGCTGATCACAGGTTTTTTCATTTATGAGAAAAGATACCTCATATACAAAGCCAGCATGCCTTATTTTGTAGCCTGCGTGGCCGGTCGCATTGTACTGCTCATTATTATAGCCTATCTTAACCTGCAATACTTTTTGCCCCGGTACCTGTTAAGGAAGCGGTACCTTGCTTATTTTACGGCAATCATCCTGTCGGTAATTGGATATTTAGCCACCCAAAGCCTGTTTGATTTTTATTTGTATGGATATGTAGTAGGGCCGATGCGCAACAGTAACCTGTTAGAATCATTATCCTATAACTTTTTTAGCACCTTATGGTACCTGGGGTTAATGCTGGCGCTCAAGTTAAGTATGGATTGGTATGGTCAGCAATTGACCATTCAGAAGATCACCGTAGAAAAACTGAACGCCGAAGTTAACTTTCTCAGGGCGCAGGTAAATCCGCATTTCCTGTTTAATATCCTCAATAACCTGTATGCACTAACACTTAAAAAATCAGAGCTTGCCCCGGATGTAGTGCTTAAGCTATCAGAAATGATGGAATATATGCTGTACGACAGTACCGGCGAAAAGGTGCCTTTGGAAAAAGAGATCAGCTATCTTAATAACTACATGGAACTGGAGCGGCTGAGGTTTAGCGGGGAAGCTGCCATTGACCTGAATATTAATGCCGAGCTGAACGGACACGAAATTGCCCCGCTGCTGTTGCTGCCCCTGGTTGAAAATGCTTTTAAACACGGACTGGGCAGGCAAACTAAAAGCGGCTGGCTCAAGGTGGATGTCGATCTGAAACAGTCAAGATTGGAGGTTATCATAGAAAATGCCAAGCCAGCATCGGTAGTTAATAATTGTAAAGGAGGAATAGGGCTCGACAATTTGCGAAAGCGCCTCGACCTGCTTTATCCGGCCAGGCATACGCTGCAACTGGAAGATAGAAAAGATGCTTTTTGGGTTAAACTGGTGATTGAATTGTAA